A single region of the Novosphingobium sp. SL115 genome encodes:
- the queG gene encoding tRNA epoxyqueuosine(34) reductase QueG, whose translation MVNGAAKSLEDRLKQEAARLGFAACGIAPAADDNLRAQRLEQWLGEGCHGSMEWMETRLHHRRGPQSLWPEANAVIALGMSYAPAADPRTLERYPDRGRISVYAQGADYHDVIKRNLKALARWLVAEEPGAEVKVFVDTAPVMEKPLGQVAGLGWQGKHTNLVSRTHGSWLFLGAIYTTLNLTWDAPHADRCGSCTACQTACPTHAFPAPYRLDARRCISYLTIEHKGPVAEEFRAALGNRIYGCDDCLAACPWNSFAAAAQANRAFLPRAELTAPRLAELLALDDATFRTVFSGSPIKRIGRDRMVRNCLYAAGNSGDAGLVPVAQSLLDDPDPAVADAARWALDRLA comes from the coding sequence TTGGTTAACGGCGCAGCAAAAAGTCTGGAGGACCGGCTGAAGCAGGAGGCGGCGCGCCTCGGTTTTGCCGCCTGCGGCATCGCGCCCGCCGCCGACGATAACTTGCGCGCGCAGCGGCTGGAACAATGGCTGGGCGAAGGCTGCCACGGGTCGATGGAATGGATGGAAACCCGCCTGCATCACCGCCGCGGCCCGCAATCGCTATGGCCCGAAGCCAACGCCGTGATCGCCCTTGGCATGAGCTATGCCCCTGCCGCCGATCCGCGCACGCTGGAGCGCTATCCTGACCGGGGGCGCATATCGGTCTATGCCCAGGGGGCGGATTATCACGATGTGATTAAGCGCAATCTCAAGGCCTTGGCACGGTGGCTGGTGGCTGAGGAACCGGGGGCTGAGGTCAAGGTCTTCGTCGATACCGCCCCGGTCATGGAAAAACCGCTGGGGCAGGTGGCGGGGCTGGGGTGGCAGGGCAAACACACCAATCTGGTCAGCCGCACCCACGGATCATGGCTGTTCCTTGGGGCGATCTACACGACCCTGAACCTGACATGGGACGCACCGCACGCCGACCGCTGCGGTTCTTGCACCGCCTGCCAGACCGCCTGCCCCACACACGCCTTCCCCGCCCCCTACAGACTGGATGCGCGGCGCTGCATTTCCTACCTGACCATCGAACACAAAGGCCCGGTGGCCGAGGAATTTCGCGCCGCGCTGGGTAACCGCATCTATGGCTGCGACGATTGCCTTGCCGCCTGCCCGTGGAACAGCTTTGCCGCAGCGGCACAGGCCAACCGCGCCTTCCTGCCCCGTGCTGAACTGACCGCACCAAGGCTGGCCGAACTGCTGGCGCTGGACGACGCGACATTCCGCACCGTGTTTTCGGGCAGTCCGATCAAACGCATCGGCCGCGACCGCATGGTGCGTAACTGTCTGTATGCAGCGGGCAACAGCGGCGATGCGGGCCTTGTCCCGGTGGCGCAGTCGCTGCTGGACGATCCTGACCCAGCGGTGGCCGATGCCGCCCGCTGGGCTTTGGACAGGCTGGCTTAA
- a CDS encoding ABC transporter permease, which produces MMGLREKLRAALVIARRDFVAVIFSKTFIFFLIGPAFPIIVGGLAGGIGAKVQQNVDRPRIGIAMSAPDADRLLAAREELKGRVAGPVPDMIVLEQVAPGQSFDAPAALADGDRQVAAVLDGTLDAPRLTGPTERVRQWAGLVSNLAARARSTQPTEYPTVAVEEVNTSVAKVKTGQIYTAQGAQVLLFLLTMLLAGMVLSNLVEEKGNKIIEVLAAAIPMDAMFMGKLFAMLAVSLVGIAVWGTGFGLLVLAGGKALPVLSVPAVGWPLFLTLGFLYFAMAYLLLGSLFLSIGGMASTVREVQTLSMPVSMFQLMVFFFASFALTMPGTWVEWASILFPVSSPYAMLARAAQQPELWPHLLALAWQGLWVAVIVRTGAALFRRTVMKSGPSGAKRSVWARLFRRKGATA; this is translated from the coding sequence ATGATGGGGCTGCGAGAGAAGCTGCGCGCCGCGCTGGTGATTGCCCGGCGCGATTTCGTGGCGGTAATCTTTTCCAAGACCTTCATCTTTTTTCTGATCGGGCCTGCCTTTCCCATCATTGTTGGCGGGCTGGCAGGCGGCATCGGTGCCAAAGTGCAGCAGAACGTTGACCGTCCGCGCATCGGCATTGCCATGAGCGCGCCCGATGCCGACCGGCTTTTGGCTGCGCGTGAGGAACTGAAAGGGCGGGTGGCAGGCCCTGTGCCCGATATGATCGTGTTGGAGCAGGTCGCGCCAGGGCAGTCCTTTGACGCCCCCGCCGCGCTGGCTGACGGCGACCGGCAGGTTGCAGCTGTGCTGGATGGAACGCTGGATGCGCCAAGGTTGACCGGGCCGACCGAACGGGTGCGGCAATGGGCAGGTCTGGTGTCGAACCTTGCCGCGCGTGCCCGTTCGACCCAGCCGACCGAGTATCCCACTGTCGCGGTCGAGGAAGTGAACACCAGCGTCGCCAAAGTGAAGACCGGGCAGATCTATACCGCGCAGGGGGCGCAAGTATTGCTGTTCCTGCTGACGATGTTGCTGGCGGGTATGGTCCTGTCCAATCTGGTTGAGGAAAAGGGCAACAAGATCATCGAGGTGCTGGCGGCCGCGATTCCGATGGATGCCATGTTCATGGGCAAGCTGTTTGCCATGCTGGCGGTCAGCCTTGTCGGCATTGCGGTGTGGGGCACGGGCTTTGGCCTGCTGGTGCTGGCAGGAGGCAAGGCTTTGCCCGTGCTGTCGGTTCCCGCTGTGGGCTGGCCGCTGTTTCTCACGCTTGGCTTCCTCTATTTCGCTATGGCCTATCTGCTGCTGGGGTCACTGTTCCTGTCTATCGGCGGCATGGCTTCAACCGTGCGCGAAGTGCAGACGCTGTCGATGCCGGTGTCGATGTTCCAGCTTATGGTGTTTTTCTTTGCCAGCTTTGCGCTGACGATGCCGGGGACGTGGGTGGAGTGGGCGTCGATCCTGTTTCCGGTCAGTTCGCCCTATGCGATGCTCGCTCGCGCGGCGCAGCAGCCGGAGTTGTGGCCGCATCTGCTGGCGCTGGCCTGGCAGGGGCTGTGGGTGGCAGTGATCGTGCGGACAGGCGCAGCGCTGTTCCGCCGCACGGTAATGAAATCCGGCCCATCAGGTGCAAAACGCAGCGTGTGGGCGCGGCTGTTTCGTCGCAAGGGGGCCACGGCCTGA
- a CDS encoding NAD(P)/FAD-dependent oxidoreductase has protein sequence MEQADVVIVGAGHGGAQAGIALRQNGFEGRILVIGREPEIPYERPPLSKEYLARDKTFDRICIRPAQFWEDKGVELRLSAEVVSIDAGARTVTLGDGSQVEYGKLIWATGGDPRRLSCMGSDLVGVHGVRTRADADRMMAELDAGAKRAVVIGGGYIGLEAAAVLTKFGVEVTLLEALPRVLARVAGEALSEFYQAEHRAHGVDLRTGAAMDCIEGDGTKVTGVRMQDGSVLPADIVIVGIGIVPCVGPLIAAGAAGGNGVDVDEFCRTSLPDVYAIGDCAAHANDFAEGAVMRLESVQNANDMATCVAKGICGNEVPYKATPWFWSNQYDLKLQTVGLSTGHDQAVLRGDPATRSFSVVYLKHGKVIALDCVNMVKDYVQGKKLVETRAQIAPEMLADAGVPLKEMAA, from the coding sequence ATGGAACAGGCGGACGTCGTGATTGTCGGGGCAGGCCACGGTGGGGCGCAGGCCGGTATCGCCTTGCGCCAGAACGGTTTTGAAGGCCGCATTCTGGTGATCGGGCGCGAACCGGAAATCCCTTATGAACGCCCGCCGCTGTCCAAGGAATATCTGGCGCGCGACAAGACGTTTGACCGCATCTGCATCCGCCCCGCCCAGTTCTGGGAAGACAAGGGTGTTGAACTACGGTTGAGCGCCGAAGTCGTGTCGATTGACGCAGGCGCGCGTACGGTCACGCTGGGCGATGGTTCGCAGGTGGAATATGGCAAGCTGATCTGGGCGACCGGCGGCGATCCGCGCCGCCTTTCGTGCATGGGATCGGACCTTGTCGGCGTGCATGGCGTGCGCACCCGCGCCGATGCCGACCGGATGATGGCCGAACTGGATGCGGGCGCGAAACGGGCGGTCGTGATCGGCGGCGGCTATATCGGGCTGGAAGCGGCGGCGGTGCTCACCAAGTTCGGCGTCGAGGTAACCCTGCTGGAAGCCCTGCCGCGCGTGCTGGCGCGTGTGGCCGGTGAAGCGCTGTCCGAATTCTATCAGGCGGAACACCGCGCCCATGGCGTGGACCTGCGCACTGGTGCGGCGATGGACTGCATTGAAGGCGATGGCACCAAGGTTACCGGCGTGCGGATGCAGGACGGGTCGGTCCTGCCCGCCGATATCGTGATTGTCGGCATCGGCATCGTGCCCTGTGTCGGCCCGTTGATCGCCGCAGGCGCGGCGGGTGGCAATGGCGTGGACGTTGACGAATTCTGCCGCACTTCGCTGCCCGACGTCTATGCCATTGGCGATTGCGCTGCCCATGCCAACGATTTTGCCGAAGGTGCGGTGATGCGGCTGGAATCGGTACAGAACGCCAACGACATGGCCACCTGCGTTGCCAAGGGCATCTGCGGCAATGAAGTGCCTTACAAGGCGACGCCGTGGTTCTGGTCGAACCAGTATGATCTGAAATTGCAGACCGTAGGCCTGTCCACGGGGCACGATCAGGCGGTGTTGCGGGGCGATCCGGCCACCCGCTCATTCTCGGTGGTCTATCTCAAGCACGGCAAGGTCATCGCGCTCGACTGCGTCAACATGGTCAAGGACTATGTGCAGGGCAAGAAGCTGGTCGAAACCCGTGCCCAGATCGCGCCGGAAATGCTGGCCGATGCGGGCGTGCCGCTGAAGGAAATGGCGGCTTAA
- the uxaC gene encoding glucuronate isomerase, giving the protein MLRNLELHCDRLFPVEPSVRGLARELYASVKGLPIISPHGHTDPRWFAGNETFGNATELLLVPDHYVFRMLYSQGVALEDLGVRNRQVDPRAAWRLFAERYGLFRGTPSRMWLDWVFAQVFGMGVQLCAETSDLYFDTITEMLATDAFRPRALFERYNIEVLATTESPLDTLEHHGAIRASGWQGRVITAYRPDPVVDPEFEGFRANLDAFSALTGEDCLTWEGYLAAHRQRRAFFATMGATSTDHGHPTAQTADLPLAEAKALFAKVVSGDFTAAEAELFRAQMLTEMAGMSLDDGLVMQIHPGSFRNHNAAVFERFGRDKGADIPTRTDFVHALKPLLDRYGNERDLSIILFTLDESVYARELAPLAGHYPCLKLGPAWWFHDSPEGMKRFRHATTETAGFYNTVGFNDDTRAFLSIPARHDVARRIDCSFLAQLVLEHRIEDWEAAELATDLSYNLAKKAYRL; this is encoded by the coding sequence ATGCTGCGTAATCTTGAATTGCATTGTGACCGGTTGTTTCCGGTTGAACCGTCTGTGCGTGGGTTGGCGCGGGAGTTGTATGCCTCGGTCAAAGGCCTGCCGATCATCAGCCCGCATGGTCACACTGATCCGCGCTGGTTTGCGGGTAACGAGACGTTCGGCAATGCGACCGAGCTACTGCTGGTGCCGGATCATTACGTGTTCCGCATGCTCTATTCGCAAGGGGTGGCGCTGGAAGATCTGGGTGTGCGCAACCGGCAAGTGGACCCGCGCGCGGCGTGGCGGTTGTTTGCCGAACGCTATGGCCTGTTCCGGGGCACGCCTTCGCGGATGTGGCTGGACTGGGTGTTTGCGCAAGTCTTCGGCATGGGCGTGCAGCTTTGCGCCGAAACCTCGGACCTGTACTTCGACACGATCACCGAGATGTTGGCCACGGATGCCTTCCGCCCGCGCGCACTGTTCGAACGCTACAACATCGAAGTGCTGGCAACCACGGAAAGCCCGCTCGACACGCTGGAGCACCATGGCGCGATCCGCGCGTCCGGGTGGCAGGGGCGGGTCATCACCGCCTATCGCCCCGATCCGGTGGTGGACCCGGAATTTGAAGGCTTTAGAGCGAACCTCGATGCGTTTTCCGCGCTGACTGGCGAGGATTGCCTGACATGGGAAGGCTACCTTGCCGCGCACCGGCAGCGCCGCGCCTTCTTCGCCACGATGGGCGCGACCAGCACCGACCATGGCCACCCCACCGCACAGACCGCCGACCTGCCGCTGGCCGAAGCCAAAGCGCTGTTCGCCAAAGTCGTGTCGGGAGACTTCACCGCGGCAGAGGCCGAACTGTTCCGCGCCCAGATGCTGACCGAGATGGCCGGGATGAGCCTTGACGATGGGCTGGTCATGCAGATCCACCCCGGATCGTTCCGCAATCACAATGCCGCCGTGTTCGAACGCTTTGGCCGTGACAAGGGCGCGGACATTCCGACGCGGACTGATTTCGTCCATGCGCTGAAGCCGCTGCTCGACCGTTATGGCAATGAGCGCGACCTTTCGATCATCCTCTTCACGCTGGATGAAAGCGTCTATGCCCGCGAACTGGCACCGCTGGCGGGGCATTACCCCTGCCTGAAGCTGGGTCCGGCATGGTGGTTCCATGACAGCCCCGAAGGGATGAAGCGCTTCCGCCATGCCACGACCGAGACGGCGGGCTTCTACAACACCGTCGGCTTCAACGACGATACCCGTGCTTTCCTGTCAATCCCGGCGCGGCACGATGTGGCGCGGCGCATCGATTGCTCCTTTCTGGCGCAGCTGGTGCTGGAACACCGGATCGAGGACTGGGAAGCGGCGGAACTGGCCACCGACCTGTCCTACAACCTTGCCAAGAAGGCCTACAGGCTGTGA
- the rpmB gene encoding 50S ribosomal protein L28, producing the protein MSRICELTGKGRQVGHNVSHANNKTKRLFLPNLQNVTLMSEKLDRSFKFRVSTHGLRSVEHNGGLDNWLLKQSDTKLSSRALKVKRDLVKAAAA; encoded by the coding sequence ATGTCGCGTATCTGCGAACTGACCGGTAAGGGCCGCCAAGTCGGTCACAACGTAAGCCACGCCAACAACAAGACCAAGCGTCTGTTCCTGCCCAACCTGCAGAACGTCACGCTGATGAGCGAGAAGCTGGACCGCAGCTTCAAGTTCCGCGTTTCGACGCACGGTCTGCGCTCTGTTGAGCACAACGGCGGCCTCGACAACTGGCTGCTGAAGCAGTCGGACACGAAGCTTTCGTCGCGCGCCCTCAAGGTGAAGCGCGATCTGGTGAAGGCTGCTGCTGCCTAA
- the msrB gene encoding peptide-methionine (R)-S-oxide reductase MsrB encodes MIVRPLPALLHRRRILALLGASAVLPFASACSAKPAAKGTFPIAKSDAEWRKLLTADQYYILREEGTERPFTSPLLKEKRKGTFACAADGTALFASSTKFESGTGWPSFWKPIAKAVGTSTDRSLGVVRTEVHCNQCGGHLGHVFDDGPAPTGLRYCINGDALVFRPM; translated from the coding sequence ATGATCGTCAGACCTTTGCCCGCACTGCTCCATCGCCGTCGTATTCTGGCCTTGCTGGGGGCCAGCGCGGTTCTGCCCTTTGCCAGCGCGTGCAGCGCCAAACCTGCGGCAAAGGGCACATTCCCGATTGCCAAAAGCGATGCCGAATGGCGCAAGCTTCTGACCGCCGATCAATATTACATCCTGCGCGAAGAAGGCACTGAGCGGCCTTTCACGTCGCCCCTGCTCAAGGAAAAGCGCAAAGGCACATTCGCCTGTGCGGCTGATGGCACTGCGCTGTTCGCATCGTCCACCAAATTTGAAAGCGGCACCGGCTGGCCCAGCTTCTGGAAGCCGATTGCCAAGGCCGTGGGCACCAGCACCGATCGTTCGCTGGGCGTGGTCCGCACCGAAGTTCATTGCAACCAGTGTGGCGGGCATCTGGGCCATGTGTTCGACGATGGCCCTGCGCCTACGGGCCTGCGCTATTGCATCAATGGCGATGCGCTGGTGTTTCGCCCCATGTGA
- a CDS encoding cytochrome P450: MATQLAPEVPTFSYRSSPTAAQAFEAWLRDNPQDMPHHTQRWDVSRSDIYVEDRWQSIFAEMRAQAPVNRVPESPYGAYWNVASHKAIMHVESLPELFSSSWEYGGITIGDPPADVDPAKLAERQLPMFIAMDRPDHTGQRRTVAPAFTPAKMVEMEAEIRRRTADVLDSLPWGERFDWVDKVSIELTTGMLALLFGFPWEDRRLLTFWSDWAGDVELTLARDLADTRFGFLSEMAHYFQRLWGARMQAPPTGDLISMMIHSEAMNHMSPQEFMGNLVLLIVGGNDTTRNTMSGIIHALDHFPDQRELLESDPSLIPNAVQECIRFVTPLAHMRRTATADADLFGHQIKAGEKLILWYISANRDETVFENPDKLIVNRPNARRHLSFGHGIHRCVGARLAELQLRILLEEMHERRMRVRVRGDVQRVRANFVHGFRKLEVELEKR; encoded by the coding sequence ATGGCCACACAACTAGCGCCCGAAGTCCCCACTTTTTCTTATCGCAGTTCGCCCACGGCGGCGCAGGCGTTTGAAGCGTGGCTGCGGGACAATCCGCAGGATATGCCGCACCATACGCAGCGCTGGGATGTCAGCCGTTCGGACATCTATGTTGAAGACCGCTGGCAGTCGATCTTTGCCGAAATGCGTGCGCAGGCACCGGTCAACCGCGTGCCCGAATCGCCCTATGGCGCCTATTGGAACGTGGCCAGCCACAAGGCGATCATGCATGTGGAATCGCTGCCGGAACTGTTTTCATCATCATGGGAATATGGCGGCATCACCATTGGCGACCCACCGGCCGATGTTGACCCGGCCAAGCTGGCGGAACGGCAATTGCCGATGTTCATTGCCATGGACCGGCCCGATCATACCGGCCAGCGCCGCACCGTGGCCCCGGCCTTCACGCCTGCCAAAATGGTGGAGATGGAGGCCGAAATCCGCCGCCGCACCGCCGACGTGCTCGATTCGTTGCCGTGGGGCGAACGGTTCGACTGGGTGGACAAGGTTTCCATCGAACTGACCACCGGCATGTTGGCGCTGCTGTTCGGCTTCCCGTGGGAAGACCGCCGGCTGCTGACGTTCTGGTCGGACTGGGCGGGCGATGTCGAATTGACGCTGGCGCGCGATCTTGCCGATACGCGCTTTGGTTTCCTGAGTGAAATGGCGCATTATTTCCAGCGTTTGTGGGGCGCGCGGATGCAGGCACCGCCCACGGGCGATCTGATTTCGATGATGATCCATTCCGAAGCCATGAACCACATGAGTCCGCAGGAATTCATGGGCAATCTGGTCCTGCTGATCGTGGGCGGCAACGACACCACACGCAACACCATGTCGGGCATCATCCACGCGCTCGACCATTTCCCCGATCAGCGCGAACTGCTGGAAAGCGATCCTTCGCTGATTCCCAATGCGGTGCAGGAATGCATCCGCTTCGTCACGCCGCTGGCGCACATGCGCCGTACCGCCACGGCCGATGCCGACCTGTTCGGCCATCAGATCAAGGCAGGCGAAAAGCTGATCTTGTGGTACATTTCGGCCAACCGCGACGAAACGGTGTTTGAAAACCCCGACAAGCTGATCGTCAACCGGCCCAATGCGCGGCGGCATCTGTCGTTCGGGCATGGCATTCACCGCTGCGTCGGTGCGCGGCTGGCCGAACTGCAATTGCGCATCCTGCTGGAAGAAATGCACGAGCGCCGCATGCGTGTGCGGGTAAGGGGCGATGTGCAGCGGGTGCGGGCCAATTTTGTCCACGGTTTCCGCAAGCTGGAAGTGGAACTGGAGAAGCGTTAA
- a CDS encoding mannitol dehydrogenase family protein, whose amino-acid sequence MSRLSPATLASLPATVARPLYDRDAQKVGIVHFGIGAFHRAHQAWYCDAAMNGASEQGGDRDWMITGVSLRSPGVARQMNPQGGLYTLAERSAEGTALRVVGSVRNVLVASEEPEAVIAAVAAPDTRIVSLTVTEKGYCRSESGDLDFALAHSLSFYYFVTQGLLRRRKAGLPGITLLPCDNLADNGAKLHALMRQYLDRHEPDLLAWFEDTCACPSTMIDRIVPATTDEDRAMVAEGLGVAEDLGGLADEACVVTEPFSQWVIEDKFATPRPQWEAVGAELVSDVAPYETAKLRMLNGAHSMLAYCGLARGHTYVHEAIGDPELHDLALRLMGREAAPTIAAAPNQNLAAYAEALIARFANPSLNHRLIQIAMDGSQKIPQRWLETLAANAKAGKSCPAILTAIAAWIRHLQGHNGTVDDPMAARLSALARKADTAQATLAIFADDGPMAGTWVPTQDDIAGLSEVVLA is encoded by the coding sequence GTGAGCCGTCTTTCTCCCGCAACGCTGGCCAGCCTGCCCGCCACTGTGGCGCGCCCGCTTTATGACCGGGATGCGCAGAAGGTCGGCATTGTCCACTTCGGCATTGGCGCGTTCCACCGCGCGCATCAGGCGTGGTATTGCGATGCGGCGATGAATGGTGCCAGTGAACAGGGGGGCGATCGCGACTGGATGATTACCGGCGTATCGCTGCGTTCGCCCGGCGTTGCGCGGCAGATGAACCCGCAAGGCGGGCTTTATACGCTGGCCGAGCGGTCCGCCGAAGGGACTGCCCTGCGCGTGGTCGGATCGGTGAGGAACGTGCTGGTCGCCAGCGAGGAGCCGGAGGCGGTGATTGCGGCGGTGGCCGCGCCTGACACCCGCATCGTCAGCCTGACGGTGACCGAGAAGGGTTATTGCCGCAGCGAGAGCGGCGATCTCGACTTCGCGCTCGCCCACAGTTTGAGCTTCTATTACTTCGTCACGCAGGGCCTGCTGCGGCGGCGCAAGGCGGGGCTGCCGGGGATCACTCTGCTGCCGTGCGACAATCTGGCCGACAACGGGGCAAAGCTGCACGCGCTGATGCGCCAGTATCTCGACCGGCATGAACCTGATCTGCTGGCATGGTTCGAGGATACCTGCGCCTGTCCTTCGACCATGATCGACCGCATCGTGCCCGCGACCACGGACGAGGATCGGGCGATGGTAGCCGAGGGGCTGGGGGTGGCCGAGGATCTGGGCGGGCTTGCCGATGAAGCCTGTGTCGTCACCGAACCGTTCAGCCAGTGGGTGATCGAGGACAAGTTTGCCACCCCGCGCCCCCAATGGGAAGCGGTGGGGGCAGAGCTGGTCAGTGACGTTGCGCCATATGAAACCGCCAAGCTGCGCATGCTCAACGGCGCCCATTCGATGCTCGCCTATTGCGGCCTTGCGCGCGGGCACACCTATGTTCACGAAGCGATTGGTGACCCCGAACTGCACGATCTTGCCCTGCGCCTGATGGGCCGAGAGGCTGCGCCCACAATCGCGGCCGCGCCGAACCAGAACCTTGCCGCCTATGCCGAGGCGCTGATCGCGCGCTTCGCCAATCCCAGCCTCAACCACCGGCTGATCCAGATCGCCATGGACGGCAGCCAGAAAATCCCCCAGCGCTGGCTGGAAACGCTGGCCGCCAATGCCAAGGCCGGCAAATCCTGTCCCGCCATCCTCACCGCCATCGCCGCATGGATCCGCCACCTCCAGGGCCACAACGGCACAGTCGACGACCCCATGGCCGCAAGGCTCTCCGCGCTGGCGCGCAAAGCGGACACCGCACAGGCGACGCTTGCGATATTTGCAGATGACGGCCCCATGGCTGGGACGTGGGTGCCAACGCAGGACGATATCGCGGGCCTGAGCGAAGTGGTTCTGGCCTGA
- a CDS encoding esterase-like activity of phytase family protein, giving the protein MRRFTALLLLLAPLLWITWGWKPLPPDSPRALLRVSDRTAQIGRDDRAKLGPFRPLHLWHITSPSPRFGGYSALLAMPEGDFLALSDRNSWARFAVPMRAGRATAKTGRLIYERRLDGGYSGFDVESAVLDPIDGSLWVGAEGGDRVFRLARRGLGVQAFSIGPMKAWPRNGGAEAMARLRDGCWMILCESCAFDTAGAHLGLLFSGHPGRSPLSPFRIVLPEGFDPVDMTPLPDGRLLILTRRLNLFPLHFESRIVLADPAQIDRRRALRTTELARIDGQNLRENYEGMTLLPGSGRQMVLWLISDANDSAFQRTLVLELAFDPLQFPLIR; this is encoded by the coding sequence GTGCGAAGATTCACCGCCCTTCTTCTCTTGCTGGCACCGTTGCTGTGGATCACCTGGGGGTGGAAGCCATTACCACCGGATTCGCCGCGGGCGCTGCTGCGGGTTTCGGACAGGACGGCGCAGATTGGCCGCGATGATCGGGCAAAGCTGGGGCCGTTCCGCCCGCTGCATTTGTGGCACATCACGTCGCCCAGCCCGCGCTTTGGTGGCTATTCGGCGCTTCTGGCCATGCCCGAAGGCGATTTTCTGGCACTGAGCGACCGCAATTCGTGGGCGCGTTTTGCCGTGCCTATGCGCGCTGGCCGGGCCACGGCCAAAACCGGACGGTTGATTTACGAACGGCGGCTGGATGGCGGTTATTCAGGTTTCGATGTGGAATCGGCGGTGCTCGATCCCATAGATGGCAGCTTGTGGGTTGGTGCCGAAGGCGGCGATCGGGTGTTCCGGCTGGCCCGACGCGGGCTGGGCGTGCAGGCATTCTCGATTGGTCCGATGAAGGCGTGGCCGCGCAATGGCGGTGCAGAAGCGATGGCGCGCCTGCGGGATGGATGCTGGATGATCCTGTGCGAATCATGCGCGTTCGATACTGCTGGGGCGCATCTTGGCCTGCTGTTTTCCGGGCATCCGGGGCGGTCGCCCTTAAGCCCTTTTCGAATCGTGCTGCCAGAAGGTTTCGATCCGGTCGATATGACGCCGCTGCCTGATGGGCGGCTGTTGATCCTGACGCGGCGGCTCAACCTTTTCCCGCTGCATTTCGAAAGCCGAATCGTGCTGGCCGACCCGGCGCAGATTGACCGGCGCCGCGCGTTGCGCACCACCGAACTTGCGCGGATCGATGGCCAGAATCTGCGCGAAAACTATGAAGGCATGACGTTGCTACCGGGCAGCGGGAGGCAGATGGTGCTGTGGTTGATTTCCGATGCCAACGATTCGGCGTTCCAGCGTACGCTTGTGCTGGAGCTGGCGTTTGATCCGTTGCAGTTTCCGCTCATTCGTTGA
- a CDS encoding ABC transporter ATP-binding protein, translating to MKIELGEWRVSGNGGEAELAIEARGLVKRFDGFTAVDGVDISVPKGAIYGILGPNGAGKTTTLRMLLGIIDPDEGYRRVLGHERPTDVARRIGYLPEERGLYPSMKAYEAIAFLAALRGVPLKEGRRKGREMLEEHGLGYAADRQIRQMSKGMAQQVQLLGTLVHQPDLVVFDEPFSGLDALNQGKLELMIRALAARGTTVIFSTHVIAHAERLCDRIAIIAGGKVPFAGLVDEARDRLRPQVRLETRAQDGPWRAALPADVRHEGAFWHFTLPESGVEPLLRTLIEGDAGILSLSIERAGLHDAFVAIAGEAAARALNESAGEAK from the coding sequence ATGAAGATCGAGCTAGGGGAATGGCGGGTGTCCGGCAACGGGGGTGAAGCGGAACTCGCGATTGAGGCGCGCGGGTTGGTGAAGCGGTTCGATGGCTTTACCGCCGTTGATGGCGTCGACATTTCGGTGCCCAAGGGCGCGATCTACGGCATTCTGGGGCCGAACGGCGCGGGCAAGACCACCACGCTGCGCATGTTGCTGGGCATTATTGATCCCGACGAAGGCTATCGCCGCGTTCTGGGCCATGAACGGCCTACCGATGTTGCCCGCCGGATTGGCTATCTGCCCGAAGAGCGCGGCCTTTATCCGTCGATGAAGGCCTATGAAGCGATTGCGTTCCTTGCCGCCCTGCGTGGAGTGCCGCTGAAAGAGGGACGCCGCAAAGGGCGCGAAATGCTGGAAGAGCATGGCCTTGGCTATGCCGCAGACCGGCAGATCCGCCAGATGTCGAAAGGCATGGCGCAGCAGGTGCAATTGCTGGGCACGCTGGTCCATCAGCCTGATCTGGTGGTGTTCGATGAACCGTTTTCCGGCCTTGATGCGCTGAATCAGGGCAAGCTGGAATTGATGATTCGCGCACTGGCGGCGCGCGGAACAACCGTGATCTTTTCCACCCACGTCATCGCCCATGCCGAACGGTTGTGCGACCGCATTGCGATTATTGCAGGGGGCAAGGTGCCCTTTGCCGGGTTGGTGGACGAAGCGCGCGACCGGTTGCGCCCGCAAGTGCGGCTGGAAACGCGCGCACAGGATGGGCCATGGCGCGCGGCCCTGCCCGCCGATGTGCGGCATGAAGGCGCGTTCTGGCATTTCACCCTGCCTGAAAGCGGGGTCGAACCGCTGTTGCGCACGCTGATCGAAGGCGATGCAGGAATCCTCAGCCTGTCGATCGAGCGGGCGGGGCTGCACGATGCCTTTGTGGCGATTGCAGGCGAAGCGGCGGCAAGGGCGCTGAATGAAAGTGCGGGAGAGGCGAAATGA